Genomic DNA from Cloeon dipterum chromosome 3, ieCloDipt1.1, whole genome shotgun sequence:
gaaaaatggcTTGTGTTCCAAAGCAGAGAGATGTCTTCTTGAAGTGTCTTATTTACACCAGGCAAATGAAAAGCGTGGGAGAGGCCGTCATCGCGAcgtcaaatttctttttaagctCTTCTTGTATAGTATAGCTCAACAATATGACACATATCACTTCTGGGCTTAATCAAAGACATATGAAAATCACAATATTGTCAACTCGAAAAACAGTTTAAAGCATTCGCTCGCGAGCGTTGAAGCAGAGAGAATTATACAACTTGATGCAGGTATAGTACACGACgcacaatttaaaaacccTCACGACTggaaaatgagatttaaaacTGCGTCTGCATGTTTAGAGAGCGTAATTTGAAACAAAGAGTTTTACTGCATTGTGGATGATAGGCCATTGTGATTCCAAATCGGTGTCCGACATTTAcaaagagagttaaaattcGCATTTTGATTGTTGTTTACGCCACGTAAGTATCATACGGACTTTGCAATGAGTAAATTTACTTTCATAATACTTCTTACAATATACATTGAGCATTTTCGAATATTAAAGGCTGACACGCGAAAGTTTCTTATATTCTCAACATCAAACTCCCAACAGTTTTCTCCAAAGTGAGCCAAATGAGCACTCGTTACAAAGTTGAGAATGAAAAACAGCTAACTCACATTAACGTTTAATACCTTTAATGATCGGTTTCCATAACAATTCGCTAATTAACTACAGTCCAGCTGATCtcgtaataattttgcaaaattctaTCAACGCAGTGTGAGTAAGTGGTCTGATCTGTTATcatgtaatataaaaataccatttttttagTCAAAATCGAAGATTTCCTTCGTTAAAAAGTGAGATGGAAAAGCGTTGTATATAAGTTggaaaagcttaaaatttgatttattttaggaaGGCATTGTGTTAAGGTATAAAGAGAGCGTTTTTGTTcgttattatatttaaagtcGATAACTATATTACTTATGTAAATttgatatgaattttaaagcatgtataTTTTcgcatcaaatttaaaaagagaggaGACCgatattcaatattaaatattgatgaaaaGTGGCAAGATTTTGGATGTTACAATTAAACAGCTTCTTgaacaattgcaaaatttagtgttcgtgtgtgtgtttgtgtgagtGAGAAAGAGAGCTAGAGAAAGGTTCAAGAGTGTAAGAGtttatttgcttattttaattaatgcccTGTTTGAGTGATAATCATAAATCAGCCAGCGATGACACGCGAAGGAGGAAAACGAACAGCAATCCAGGCGATTAATTACCAAGAGAGAAATGAAATcggaaaaaaacaacaactaatttttatacaaaccCTAACTGTACatgaagcaataatttaatggacttatcaatttatcattttacaaataaattacatggACAGTGAATATGGATTTGCATTTGcgtaagtgtgtgtgtgtgtgtgtgtgctgtgtggtgtattattttaattaatgcgtaCGTGTGATCAAGACTAGAATCCAGTGAAAGTCGGTTTTTCCATACACCTCATGTtactaatttttgaaattcttgtAATTAACTTATGAAAAATGGCCTTCTTGAGAGCAACATTTCACGAGATTCACTAACTAAACGTGTACTGGCACTTTCCAAATCggagaaaaaaaactatttttatgttCCGTTTCGACTGGCCACGACGATATTTGGCACCTATTGggatttgttattttcattgttgttgctacattaaaaaatcttttttgcgACAAGCACAGCAGCGTCCAGACGCCGACCGATCGCTCTGggagcaggaaaaaatattgaattattcgCAGTGCTGCTGGGGCGAGTAACGCATGGGAACCGAGCAGAATTTCACATCGCCTGCCGCTTTTTTATGTCGGTAGCAGACAGCACGTCGTCCAGAAATACTGGGTCACCGAGTCTGTGACGCAACTTTTGGGGGGAGAACAGGTCCGATTCACACGCGGGCAGGTGACAGACGGAAAGAAAAGTGAGTGCACGCTCCCGGAGCGGTACGTCGCGACTGGACTTTGCGGATTTTGGCGAGCATGAGAGAAAAACTGCGAGTGTGGTTCGTCAAAAATTCAAGAGTCAGTTTTGGTTCAGTCGTTCTCCATGGGCTCCGGAGGCGAGTTAGGCGACGGCGAGTGCACCGAGAGCGAGCTGAGCGCCAGCGAGGGCGACAGTGGCGCCGGTGAGCCGCCGCTGATGCTGCTGTTGGTTCCGTCGGGCAGGCCAGGGTTTGGGCCGGGTCCGCCGCTGGACTCGTAACGCGCGTGCGTACGCATGTGCCTGGTGATCATGTCCCTGCGGCACGCCGCGTATGGACACTGCGGACACCGGTAGGGCTTCTCGCCCGTGTGAGTTCTCTGGTGCGTGGACAGGTGGTCCGATCTGGAGAACACCTGTCCGCACACGCGACACGTGTACGGCTTGATGCCCGTGTGGAGGCGCATGTGCCTGGTGAGCATGTCACTCCTGGCGAACGACCGCTGGCACACTTCGCACAGGTACGCCTTGGTGGTCTGCTCCGACTGCTGCTTGCTCTTGTGTCTGGAGGCCATGTGTTTGGCCAGCCGGTCGTGCAGACTGAACATCTGACCGCAGATGGGACAGACGTAGGCGACGTCCGAGCCCGGTGGCATCTCCTCCACGACGGGTGACACCTCCAAATTGTAGCGCACGGCCACGGACTCCTTGGTGGTGGGGGAGGCCACGTCTCCGCGCACCACCGGAACAGGAACCAGGCTACGCGGCAGGTACGTGGCCGCCGTCGTTGTCGTCGGCACGGAGGTAGTGGGGATGGAGGTAGGCGTGGCTGGCGGGGGTGGCGTCGGCGTCATCGAGGCCATCGGCGAGGGACACTCGGCCGTGGACACGGACTGGGGTGGCGTGGGCGGCGTCAGAGGGGCTGCATGGGGGTTGCGCAGACGCGACAGGAACACCGAGTCCGACGAGGAGGTGCTCGTGGACCGCGAGGAGCCCCGAACCGACAGGTCCAGCGGAGAGTCCTGCGACGACTCGGACTCGAGGGATCCTCCCTTAGAGGGCAGGGTGAGAGGGGGCTTGGAGCCACGGTGACCGCGGTGGGGCTTGCGACctccaccaccaccgccgcctcctccGCTGATGCTGGTCGAGAGCGTGGTGGTGCCGGCTGCACTGTCCCCCGCCAGCGAGATGGCCAGCGACGCGCCCTCGAACCAAAGGGGGATGTCCGAGTCGGAATGGCTGCGTCTCTTGGAGTACTCCGCAGAGAGCAGGTACTTGGAATGGAGGTACTCGAGGTTGTAGATGGGTGACGGCGTCAGGGGCAGCGTGCCACCGGGCGTGCACGGTGCCAGTGGCGACACCGGGGATGCCGGGACTCCACTCAGGCCCAGCGGGAAAAATCGGTCCATTGGACTGATCTCGAGCGGGGTACAGTGGGCGCACGCACAGCCAGGGTAGCGGTGAAGGTGGTGCTTGGAGTCCACAGGCTCCTCCTTGACCACTGGTGAAGACGTGTGCGGCGACGAGCAGCTCTTGGCCGACGCCGGACTGAACACGTCTTCCGACGGCTCCTCCTCCTCGATTCTGCCGCACTGACTTTGCGAGTACTTGTCTCTGTCGACGCTGTCAAAACGGAAGATTTCGTTCTTCCTGGGCGGGCTCCTGATCTTGGTTGCCGCCTTGAGGTCCTTTTCGGCGGTTGACGGCGCCATCATTATTAGCTTCTCCTTCTTGATCAGGTCCTGATACATGTGACGGCTCACTAGGTCCTCGTTGTCATGGTGATTCAGCAGACTTAGCTTCTTGTAGTTGTTCAACttgtagttgttgttgttgttcggACTGTGTGGCGGCGACGGCTTGCCAACTTTACTCAGCTTGTCAACAACCTGATTCAGGCATTTTCGTTTCagctttttgctgctcttgAACGTGGGGTGCGGGTTGTTGTTGGTCGCGTTCGGACTGTTGTTATTCAGATGTAGTGCTGCGGCTGAGGTGACTGCAGTTTCCGCCATTTCAGTTCGAACCAAGGGTTTCCTCTGCTGGACTTTCCGCAGAGGGGTACAGGGCGAAACTAAAAGAGGCGGTGGCCGGGACGACGGAATGGaaggaagaaaaagaagaagcagaaCTGCACTCGATTCCTGCCGGCCCACTTATCATGTCTCGCTTGCTTGATTGTCTCGCTGCTGCAGTTGGTTGCAATCCTCGAGAGTTCCGGGACACGTAGGTGTAAAAGGCAGTCAGTCGCACACGCGGTAATTGATGCGCTTTAACACTCCCACGGGCTGCAGAGAGGCCACAGGGTCACAACCTCCGCAGGCAGGTGAAATGGCCGCTTCAatctgcaacaaaaataaatgccgTCATTAGCACACAGTCTTAGAGAGTGCATTTGCATTATTATTCTTAATTAGAGGTCTCCGGAGTCACACGCAAAAGATAGAGAGGCTTGTAAATCTTTGGATCAAACGAtgattgttttatttgtaatgcatcattaaaattggaaattatctCAGCGAGCCCCTCCCGATTTCACGTGAGAATCTCCAACTCCAGCGGTTATTCGGccagaaaaaattgctttttgttgtgtttaataacattttacgACGCGAACtggtttgcttttatttttaaagaggctCTAGCTGCCCCGTGCATTATAATCATTACCCGGCAAGAAAGAGAGACTGAGACGCCGAGCATATAATAAAACATCGATGATGAAACAACAGGTGTAATTAAGTGGCTACTGTCCGAACGAGAAAGCAGCAAGGAGCTAGCTGCTGACTGAGCAAATAAAGCGAGCGAAAGACTCAAAAGAGAGACCAACCCAGCAGCAGCATGGCTGCAATAATGAAAACTATTCTCGGAACACTTCACCTCGGCTCGGCGGCGATTTTATTGCGCTCGGCCGAGACATCATGATGAGAACTACATACCGCGGCGAGCCACATTTTCgtcaaaattgttaatttgcgGCCTGCGTCGGCGCTGATTAGCCTCGCTCGACCGTTTTCAAGCGGTCGGGCGTGGGTGATTTCAACTCCTGCAAGTGCGCGCGCGTTCGCGCTGCAGCGTGTGCATAATAAAATCGCCGAGCGAGGCAGTCAGTAACCCTGAGGAAATAAACGCACGCACTGTGTTTGTAATGCGTGTATATACACTATATTATGGCTCACGCAAT
This window encodes:
- the LOC135938845 gene encoding early growth response protein 1-like, with the translated sequence MAETAVTSAAALHLNNNSPNATNNNPHPTFKSSKKLKRKCLNQVVDKLSKVGKPSPPHSPNNNNNYKLNNYKKLSLLNHHDNEDLVSRHMYQDLIKKEKLIMMAPSTAEKDLKAATKIRSPPRKNEIFRFDSVDRDKYSQSQCGRIEEEEPSEDVFSPASAKSCSSPHTSSPVVKEEPVDSKHHLHRYPGCACAHCTPLEISPMDRFFPLGLSGVPASPVSPLAPCTPGGTLPLTPSPIYNLEYLHSKYLLSAEYSKRRSHSDSDIPLWFEGASLAISLAGDSAAGTTTLSTSISGGGGGGGGGRKPHRGHRGSKPPLTLPSKGGSLESESSQDSPLDLSVRGSSRSTSTSSSDSVFLSRLRNPHAAPLTPPTPPQSVSTAECPSPMASMTPTPPPPATPTSIPTTSVPTTTTAATYLPRSLVPVPVVRGDVASPTTKESVAVRYNLEVSPVVEEMPPGSDVAYVCPICGQMFSLHDRLAKHMASRHKSKQQSEQTTKAYLCEVCQRSFARSDMLTRHMRLHTGIKPYTCRVCGQVFSRSDHLSTHQRTHTGEKPYRCPQCPYAACRRDMITRHMRTHARYESSGGPGPNPGLPDGTNSSISGGSPAPLSPSLALSSLSVHSPSPNSPPEPMEND